The following coding sequences are from one Gammaproteobacteria bacterium window:
- the ychF gene encoding redox-regulated ATPase YchF, whose protein sequence is MGFKCGIVGLPNVGKSTLFNALTSGEIAAENYPFCTIDPNVGIVPVPDERLARLAKIVKPQKIVPTTMEFVDIAGLVAGASTGEGLGNQFLAHIRETDAIAQVVRCFVDDNVTHVAGRVDPASDVETIATELLLADLETLDKAAKRVARIAKSGDKTAVAQAGVITRLQAHLDQGKPARSAELDTDEQHVARDLHLITMKPMIYIANVAEDGFEGNPLLDRLHAAVADEHSQIVPVCAAIEAEIARLDEADKGEFLESMGLTEPGLHRVIRAGYALLDLQTFFTAGPKEVRAWTVWRNATAPQAAGRIHTDFERGFIRAEVVGYDDFVATGGEHGAREAGRWRLEGKDYILREGDVVHFRFNV, encoded by the coding sequence ATGGGTTTTAAATGCGGCATTGTTGGCTTGCCCAACGTGGGCAAGTCCACGCTATTCAACGCCCTGACCAGCGGCGAGATCGCGGCGGAAAACTATCCGTTCTGCACCATCGATCCAAACGTAGGCATAGTGCCGGTGCCGGACGAGCGCCTCGCGCGACTGGCCAAGATCGTCAAGCCGCAAAAGATCGTGCCGACCACCATGGAATTCGTGGACATCGCCGGGCTGGTCGCCGGTGCGTCGACAGGAGAGGGACTGGGCAATCAGTTCCTGGCGCATATTCGCGAGACCGACGCGATCGCGCAGGTGGTGCGCTGTTTTGTGGACGACAACGTGACGCACGTCGCGGGCCGGGTGGACCCGGCCTCCGATGTCGAGACCATCGCAACCGAGTTGTTGCTCGCCGATCTCGAAACTCTGGACAAGGCCGCGAAGCGCGTGGCCCGTATCGCCAAGTCAGGCGACAAGACGGCCGTGGCGCAAGCTGGTGTGATAACCAGATTGCAAGCGCATCTCGACCAGGGCAAGCCGGCCCGCAGTGCGGAGCTGGACACTGACGAGCAGCACGTGGCGCGCGATCTGCACCTGATCACGATGAAGCCGATGATTTATATCGCCAACGTGGCCGAAGATGGTTTCGAAGGTAATCCGCTGCTGGACCGTCTGCACGCGGCCGTAGCGGACGAACATTCGCAAATCGTGCCGGTCTGCGCGGCTATCGAAGCCGAAATCGCGCGCCTGGACGAAGCCGACAAGGGCGAGTTTCTCGAATCGATGGGGTTGACCGAACCGGGTTTACACCGCGTGATCCGCGCAGGTTATGCGTTGCTCGACCTGCAAACTTTCTTTACCGCGGGGCCCAAGGAGGTGCGCGCCTGGACGGTCTGGCGCAACGCCACCGCGCCGCAGGCGGCGGGACGCATTCACACGGATTTCGAGCGCGGGTTTATTCGCGCTGAGGTCGTGGGGTACGATGATTTTGTCGCGACAGGCGGCGAGCATGGCGCCAGGGAAGCAGGCAGATGGCGGCTGGAGGGTAAGGACTACATCTTGCGTGAAGGCGACGTGGTGCATTTTCGCTTCAACGTCTGA
- the ispE gene encoding 4-(cytidine 5'-diphospho)-2-C-methyl-D-erythritol kinase gives MALSASTPWPAPAKLNLFLHITGRRPDGYHLLQTVFQFLSVGDELRFEPRADGRIMRVNAIAAIPAEQDLAVRAALALQAATGSAQGADIEITKNLPVGGGLGGGSSDAATTLVALNHLWRCGLSRDELMSLGLALGADVPVFVYGRAAWAEGVGERLQTIDLPEQWFVVLKPDVAIATTNVFGAPELTRNCPPITMLDFLSNGGANVCEPVVRRRYPEVAEVLGWLNDFSPARLTGTGSCVFAAFDTRASAAQVLVQAPSTWRGFVARGCNRSPLQATLAYDPG, from the coding sequence GGCCCGCGCCGGCGAAACTCAATCTGTTTCTGCATATCACCGGCCGCCGGCCCGATGGCTATCATCTGCTGCAAACCGTCTTCCAGTTCTTAAGCGTCGGTGACGAGTTGCGTTTCGAACCGCGTGCTGACGGGCGCATCATGCGGGTCAACGCGATTGCCGCCATTCCCGCAGAACAAGATCTGGCGGTGCGCGCGGCGCTGGCGCTGCAGGCGGCGACCGGCAGTGCGCAGGGCGCCGATATCGAAATCACAAAAAACCTGCCCGTCGGCGGCGGACTGGGCGGCGGTAGTTCGGACGCGGCCACCACCCTGGTGGCCCTGAATCATCTATGGCGCTGCGGTTTGTCGCGCGACGAGTTGATGTCGCTGGGCCTGGCGCTCGGTGCGGATGTGCCGGTTTTCGTTTATGGGCGCGCGGCATGGGCGGAGGGCGTCGGGGAACGATTGCAGACGATAGATCTGCCCGAGCAGTGGTTCGTGGTGCTCAAGCCGGACGTGGCGATCGCGACGACTAATGTCTTCGGCGCGCCGGAATTGACACGTAATTGCCCGCCAATCACAATGCTCGACTTTCTGTCAAACGGGGGCGCCAACGTTTGCGAACCCGTGGTAAGGCGTCGATACCCGGAAGTTGCGGAAGTTCTGGGCTGGCTGAACGATTTTTCGCCAGCGCGTCTGACCGGCACGGGCAGTTGCGTGTTCGCGGCCTTCGACACGCGGGCGTCAGCCGCGCAGGTGCTCGTGCAGGCGCCATCGACTTGGCGCGGTTTTGTCGCCAGAGGATGCAATCGCTCGCCGTTGCAGGCCACACTGGCGTACGACCCCGGCTAG
- the pth gene encoding aminoacyl-tRNA hydrolase translates to MAGETDPVRLIVGLGNPGTKYEQTRHNAGFWFVNALVRAHGDRFASERKFDGEVAAISLDGREVRVFKPGAFMNRSGGPVRAILNFYKLPLSSMLIAHDEIDLPPGVVRLKRGGGHGGHNGLRDVFAHLGQDCWRLRLGVGHPGRSDLVVDYVLSKPGKSDQQAIIDASDQALATMPMLAAGQFEQAMQRLHTPRAEGPKA, encoded by the coding sequence ATGGCGGGCGAGACGGACCCGGTTCGGCTGATTGTCGGTCTGGGCAATCCCGGCACCAAATACGAACAGACCCGGCACAATGCCGGGTTCTGGTTTGTGAACGCGCTGGTGCGGGCGCATGGGGACCGTTTTGCGTCCGAACGCAAGTTTGACGGCGAGGTTGCCGCAATTTCACTGGACGGACGCGAGGTGCGCGTCTTCAAACCCGGCGCCTTCATGAATCGCAGCGGTGGGCCGGTGCGCGCCATCCTCAATTTCTACAAGCTTCCATTATCCAGCATGCTGATCGCGCACGATGAAATTGACCTGCCGCCGGGTGTGGTGCGGCTGAAGCGCGGCGGCGGGCACGGCGGGCATAACGGTCTGCGCGATGTGTTCGCGCATCTGGGCCAGGATTGCTGGCGGTTGCGGCTGGGTGTGGGGCATCCAGGACGCAGCGACCTGGTGGTCGATTACGTTTTGTCGAAGCCCGGCAAGAGCGATCAGCAGGCAATTATCGATGCGTCGGACCAGGCGCTGGCAACCATGCCGATGCTCGCGGCAGGCCAGTTCGAACAGGCTATGCAGCGGTTGCATACGCCGCGCGCCGAAGGACCAAAAGCTTAA
- a CDS encoding ribose-phosphate diphosphokinase has protein sequence MVFTGNANPKLARDIANHLSIPLGKAQVGRFSDGEVQVEIRDNVRGRDVFIVQPTCGPTSDNLMELLIMVDALHRASAGRITTVIPYLGYSRQDRRVRSARVPISAKLVANMITTAGADRVLTVDLHADQIQGFFDVPVDNVYASPVLLGDIWQQKYSSQIVVSPDVGGVVRARAIAKCLDHAELAIIDKRRPQPNEARVMNIIGDVKAKNCIIVDDLVDTAGTLCQAADALKNNGAKRVVAYATHPVLSGNAVENIEASSIDELVVTDSIPLCAGTRACGRIRQLSIAGMLAETIRRINLEESVSTLFMD, from the coding sequence ATGGTGTTTACGGGTAATGCGAACCCGAAACTGGCGCGGGACATCGCCAACCATCTGAGCATCCCGCTGGGCAAGGCGCAGGTCGGGCGCTTCAGCGACGGCGAGGTGCAGGTCGAGATCCGCGACAACGTGCGTGGCCGGGACGTTTTTATCGTGCAGCCGACTTGCGGGCCGACCAGCGACAATCTGATGGAATTGCTGATCATGGTGGATGCGCTGCATCGCGCGTCGGCGGGACGCATCACCACGGTGATTCCGTATCTGGGATATTCCCGGCAGGATCGCCGCGTACGCTCGGCGCGGGTGCCGATCTCGGCCAAACTGGTGGCGAACATGATTACCACCGCGGGTGCGGATCGGGTGCTGACGGTGGATTTGCACGCCGACCAGATTCAGGGCTTCTTCGACGTGCCGGTCGATAACGTCTATGCGTCGCCGGTGCTGCTGGGTGACATCTGGCAGCAGAAGTATTCGAGCCAGATCGTCGTGTCGCCCGATGTGGGCGGTGTGGTGCGCGCGCGCGCGATTGCGAAATGCCTGGATCACGCCGAGCTGGCCATTATCGACAAGCGTCGCCCACAGCCGAACGAGGCGCGAGTAATGAACATCATCGGCGACGTGAAGGCTAAGAACTGTATTATCGTGGACGATCTGGTGGACACCGCCGGGACGCTCTGTCAGGCGGCCGATGCGCTGAAGAACAACGGCGCCAAAAGAGTGGTGGCGTATGCCACGCATCCGGTGCTGTCGGGCAATGCCGTGGAGAATATCGAGGCTTCGAGTATCGACGAACTGGTTGTTACCGACTCGATTCCGCTGTGCGCGGGAACGCGCGCGTGCGGGCGCATCCGCCAGTTGAGCATCGCCGGCATGTTGGCCGAAACCATCCGGCGGATTAATCTTGAAGAGTCGGTCAGCACCTTGTTCATGGATTAA
- a CDS encoding 50S ribosomal protein L25/general stress protein Ctc, translating into MSNEFTLDARPREPLSKNAMRRLRREGLVPGIVYGADRAPVPITMEYRVVKKNLSREAFFSHILTLNVGDASERVILRDLQRHPTNALVMHMDMQRVSEDEEIRVRVPLHFVGEEIAPGVKLEHGEVSHMLTDVEVSCLPKDLPEFIEVDISALHLNDSLHLSELKIPQGVEVVELSYGEEHDYAVVSIHPPRVEEAEDEEAEAPAAPADEERDIDEDEK; encoded by the coding sequence ATGAGCAATGAATTTACCCTGGACGCGCGGCCACGGGAACCTTTAAGCAAGAACGCGATGCGCCGTCTGCGGCGCGAGGGTCTGGTGCCGGGCATCGTCTACGGGGCCGACCGGGCGCCCGTGCCCATCACCATGGAATACCGCGTGGTCAAGAAGAATCTGTCTCGCGAAGCGTTCTTCTCGCATATCCTGACGTTGAACGTCGGCGATGCATCGGAGCGGGTCATTCTGCGCGACCTGCAGCGTCATCCAACCAACGCGCTGGTAATGCACATGGATATGCAGCGAGTGAGCGAGGACGAGGAGATTCGCGTGCGGGTGCCGTTGCATTTTGTCGGCGAAGAAATTGCGCCTGGCGTCAAGCTTGAGCATGGCGAGGTGAGCCACATGCTGACGGACGTGGAAGTCTCCTGTCTGCCCAAAGACCTGCCGGAATTCATCGAGGTCGATATCTCTGCCCTGCATTTGAACGACTCGCTGCACCTCTCCGAGCTCAAGATTCCGCAAGGTGTGGAAGTGGTCGAACTGAGCTATGGCGAGGAGCACGATTACGCGGTGGTCTCCATCCATCCGCCGCGCGTGGAAGAGGCGGAAGACGAGGAAGCCGAAGCGCCGGCGGCCCCGGCAGACGAAGAACGGGACATCGACGAAGACGAGAAATAG